CGGCGTCGGCAACTACCAGATTCTCTGGGCGATGGCCGGGATGTTCGTCGGCGCGTACGCTCAGGGGTACTGGCGAGCGCTCCGGGCACCTGGGGACGCAGGCTCGGTCACCGCCGACTGAACCTCCACAGGGAACCACACGCGGAGGGGACAAGACTTCTGTACGTCGGGCGGATACCACGCCTATGCCAATCGACCGACCCACCGAGCGACGGGACAGTACTGTCCGCGCAATCACCGCCGAGGGACGAACCGACGTGGAGGGGCACTGACGTGGGATTTCACACCTTCGACCCCGACCGGGCACAGATGCTCGAGGACGTGTCACGCTTCCGCTTCTGTTCGCGGGACGAACTCGTCGGCCACCTCGCGGTCGACCGGGACGCCGTGGTCGCCGACCTGGGGAGCGGGACGGGGTTCTACACGGACGAGGTGGCGCCGTTCGTCGGGACGATGTACGCCGTCGACGTCCAGCCGGAGATGCAGGAGTTGTACCGGGAGAACGGCGTCCCGTCGAACGTCGAACTGGTCACCAGCGACGTCGCGTCGCTGCCGTTCGACGACGACCATCTGGACGCCGTCTTCTCGACGATGACCTTCCACGAGTTCGCGACACCCGACTCGCTCGCGGAGCTCCACCGCGTCCTCACGGACGGCGGCCGAGCTGTCATCGTCGACTGGACGGCCAACGGGACTGGCGACGAGGGGCCGCCGCTCGACGAGCGGTACGGCGCCGACGAGGCCGCCGACATGTTCGCGGCCGCCGGGTTCGACGTGCCCGTCGCACAGGAGCGACCCGACACGCTACTCGTCGTCGCCGTCGCGTGAGCACCTTCGGGTAGCGGGGCTCACTGGGCCGTCTTTTCACGGCCGAGCAGTAGTGTAGAGAATCCACACACTTATGCTCGCCTCGCCCGTAGGCTAGCCTATAATGCCAGACTCACTGAGCGAATACCTCCAGCAGGACATGGAGTGTGAAGGGCTTCTGGAGTGTTTCCACGGGCTGAAAGCGCTCGACAGGCAGATCTTCGCCGTGCTCGCATCGGCGTCGGAGCCGCTGACGGTCGACGAGATCGCCGAGGAGGTCGACCGCGAGCGGTCGACGGCCTACCGGGCGGTCCAGCGCCTGCTCCAGACCGGGTTCATCCAGAAAGAACAGGTCAACTACGACCAGGGCGGCTACTACCACGTCTACCTCCCGGCGGACCCCGACAAGATGGCCGACAACATGCAGCGGATGCTCAACGACTGGTACGCGAAGATGGGCCAGCTCATCCAGGAGTTCCGCGGCAAGTACGACCAGCCACAGCAGGTCGCCCCCGAGCAGTAAGCCCGTGACCGGCGGCTCGGACGCGGTCCAGGCGTATCTCGACGCCCACCGGGAGTCGCTCATCGAGACGACGCTCGACCTCCTCGCAGTCGATACGCAGAACCCACCGGGAGAGACCGCAGCCCTCGCATCGCTCGTCGAGGACCGCTTCGAGGCGCTCGGCCTGTCGACGGAGCGCCTGACCGTCGACCCGGCGAAGCCGAACGTCCTGGCGACGCTTCCGGGCGAGCGCGACGCCACCCTGCTGTACAACGGCCACCTCGACACCGTCCCCTACACCGAGAGCGAGTGGTCACGGGACCCGCTGGGCGAACGGGACGGCGACCGCATCTACGGCCGGGGTGCGACAGACATGAAGGGGCAGGTGGCCGCGATGATAGCGACCGCGGCGGCGTTCGTCGAGACGGATACCACGCCGCCGCTGACCCTGCAGTTCCTCCTGGTCAGCGACGAGGAGACCGGCGGGGCCGCGGGGCTCGAAGCGGTCCTCGATCAGCGCGACCTGCGGGCCGACGGCTGTGTCATCGGCGAGACGACCTGTGATAGCGACCGCTACGCGGTGACGGTGGCCGACCGCGGGAGTATCTGGCTGACGCTGTCGGCGACGGGACGCGGCGCACACGGGTCGCGACCGGTGCTCGGCGACAACGCCATCGACCGGCTGTACGCCGCAGTCGACCGGATTCGAGCCGAGTTCGGAAGTGAGTCACTGACCCTGCCGCCCGAACTCGCGCCCATCGTCGATGAGTCCGTGGCCTACTACGAGGGCACGATGGACACGGAGACGGCCACCGCCCTGTTCGAGACGCCGACGGTGAACCTGGGGGTCATCGAGGGCGGCGACAGCATCAACAGCGTCCCGACGCGGGCGACCGCGCGGCTCGATATCCGGGTGACCGCCGGCGTCGAGACAAGCGACCTGCTGGCCCGCATCCGTGAGTGCGTCGACGGGTGTGAAGGCATCTCCATCGACGACGTCGACTGGAGCGTCGGCACCTACGAGCCGATAGACAGCCCACTGCCGGCCGCCGTCGCCGAGACGGCGAGTGCGGTGACCGGCGAGCGGATCTACCGGCGGAGTGCCACCGGCGGCGGCGACGCGAAGACGTTCCGGAACGCGGGTATCCCCACCGTCGAGTTCGGCATCGGCACCGACACCGTGCACGCCGTCGACGAGTACACGACGGGAGACGCCGTCGCTCGGAACGCCTCCGTGTACACCCGATTACCGTCGGCGTTCGCGACGACGCTCGACTGACGGAGAGTATTGCTCGATATACACAAAACAATTAAGAGCGTCGGTCACCAACGAACAGTCGATGAGTAACGAAGAGACTCTCGACGATATTCGCGAGCGGAAACGACAGGAACTCCAGAACGACAGCAACAGTGAATCTGAGTCGGCAATACCATCTGAGCCGATTCACATCGGCTCCAGCGACGAGCTGGCAGATGCGGTTGCTTCCTACGATATCGTCCTCACGGACTTCTATGCGGACTGGTGTGGGCCGTGCAAGATGCTAGAACCGACCGTCGCCGAGATCGCGGCGGAGACCGACGTGACCGTCGCCAAGGTGGACGTCGACGCCAACCAGCAGCTCGCCGCCCAGTACGGGGTCCGCGGGGTCCCGACGCTAGTGTTGTTCGCCGACGGCGAACAGGTCGAACAGGTGGTCGGAGTCAAGGGCAAAGACGCACTGCTCTCGCTCATCCAGCGCTACCAGTGAGGTGATGGCCGGCGAGGTTCCGCGAGGCCCCGTAGAGAGACCAGCAGCGACCGAGTGACCGTCGAATCCTTGCGGCAGTGAAAGTCGGTGATACTGATTGGTTCGACAGAGCCATCCGCAGCCTTGGCCTGAAATCCCGGCATTCTCACGGCAGCAGCCCCAACGAAAGGGGCTATCACGACTGAGAATCTGACAGCAACAGTTACCATCACCCTCAAAATCTGTACACACATGGGGTTCTTTATGAGTAGGCGTGCTGGCGACGGCCCTGGCGACACCGACGCCGAAGTGGATAGTTCGACGATCGAATCGACGGCGACCGACTCGATCTCCGTACTGGACGGGCTGGGCTTCCCGACACTCGTCACCGATACGGACGGGCAGATCAGGCGCCTCAACGACGAGGCGAGAGACCTGTTCGCCGTCACGGAGAACGAGGCGACCGGTCGAACGCCGGAAGCGCTCCTCGACGACGGGAGTTCGGTGAGTCCGGTGGCCGAGCAAGCCGTCTCGAGCGGTGCAGAGATACAGGACCGCGAGGAGGAGTTCGTCGTCGGGGGACAGACAGTGCCCGTCAGCCGGACGGTGACGCCGGTGTTCGAGGACGGGGAGTGCGTCGGTGCCGTCGAGATCGACCGCGAGATTCAGAATCGAATCGAGCGACGTGAACGGACACAAGCACTCGAGGAGTACCAGGTCGGGCTGCTGGACGACCTCAGCGAGAACCTGAGCAAGCTCGCGGACGGCGACCTCACCATCGACCCGACAGTCGAACCACCCACGGCCGACTACGAGGAGCTGCAGACCGTCTACGAGGAGTTCTCGGCGATGAACGACGACGTGAACCACGTCGTCGACAGCTTCTCGGAGGTCCTCGAGACACTCACGGAGCAGACGGAGTCCGTCGCCGGCACCAGCGACACGCTGAGCGCGTCGAGCGAAGAGGTGACGGCGTCCATCCAGCAGATAGACGCCTCGACGGACGAGATGGCCACGAGCGCCGAACAGCTCGCGAGCGACACGGAGAAGGCAAACCAGACTGTCGACGACCTCTCGGCCTCCATCGAGGAGATCACCGCGACGGCAGAGGAGATTCGCACCCGCTCTGACGAGGCCAGTGAACTCAC
This DNA window, taken from Haloarcula ordinaria, encodes the following:
- a CDS encoding class I SAM-dependent methyltransferase; this encodes MGFHTFDPDRAQMLEDVSRFRFCSRDELVGHLAVDRDAVVADLGSGTGFYTDEVAPFVGTMYAVDVQPEMQELYRENGVPSNVELVTSDVASLPFDDDHLDAVFSTMTFHEFATPDSLAELHRVLTDGGRAVIVDWTANGTGDEGPPLDERYGADEAADMFAAAGFDVPVAQERPDTLLVVAVA
- a CDS encoding methyl-accepting chemotaxis protein, encoding MSRRAGDGPGDTDAEVDSSTIESTATDSISVLDGLGFPTLVTDTDGQIRRLNDEARDLFAVTENEATGRTPEALLDDGSSVSPVAEQAVSSGAEIQDREEEFVVGGQTVPVSRTVTPVFEDGECVGAVEIDREIQNRIERRERTQALEEYQVGLLDDLSENLSKLADGDLTIDPTVEPPTADYEELQTVYEEFSAMNDDVNHVVDSFSEVLETLTEQTESVAGTSDTLSASSEEVTASIQQIDASTDEMATSAEQLASDTEKANQTVDDLSASIEEITATAEEIRTRSDEASELTESGVTDIRQALTEIRDAMEASSEVAEEMDQLEAHMHEVGEIVEMISDIADQTNILALNANIEAARAGDAGSGFAVVANEVKSLSDQSRESADEIVDIIDDAQTMTEQLVTSIQDANSQVSTGADSVDDAVETIETLREQIQATNRGVEEITDAVDSQAHDAEEVSAVFEDTAAMAQEVSASIQEIAAGVDEQTQAMDQVADRAQYLSGVSDDLHELVDLFRLAKDETARVDDVEGVAKVQASTGGGVERSSEITDERPADGTEDSPTDGPETLSPDDFQ
- a CDS encoding M20 family metallopeptidase; translation: MTGGSDAVQAYLDAHRESLIETTLDLLAVDTQNPPGETAALASLVEDRFEALGLSTERLTVDPAKPNVLATLPGERDATLLYNGHLDTVPYTESEWSRDPLGERDGDRIYGRGATDMKGQVAAMIATAAAFVETDTTPPLTLQFLLVSDEETGGAAGLEAVLDQRDLRADGCVIGETTCDSDRYAVTVADRGSIWLTLSATGRGAHGSRPVLGDNAIDRLYAAVDRIRAEFGSESLTLPPELAPIVDESVAYYEGTMDTETATALFETPTVNLGVIEGGDSINSVPTRATARLDIRVTAGVETSDLLARIRECVDGCEGISIDDVDWSVGTYEPIDSPLPAAVAETASAVTGERIYRRSATGGGDAKTFRNAGIPTVEFGIGTDTVHAVDEYTTGDAVARNASVYTRLPSAFATTLD
- the trxA gene encoding thioredoxin, which produces MSNEETLDDIRERKRQELQNDSNSESESAIPSEPIHIGSSDELADAVASYDIVLTDFYADWCGPCKMLEPTVAEIAAETDVTVAKVDVDANQQLAAQYGVRGVPTLVLFADGEQVEQVVGVKGKDALLSLIQRYQ
- a CDS encoding helix-turn-helix domain-containing protein; the protein is MPDSLSEYLQQDMECEGLLECFHGLKALDRQIFAVLASASEPLTVDEIAEEVDRERSTAYRAVQRLLQTGFIQKEQVNYDQGGYYHVYLPADPDKMADNMQRMLNDWYAKMGQLIQEFRGKYDQPQQVAPEQ